The genomic DNA TCAGATAAAACGTGTTTACCGACTTCAATGTCGTTCGCAACTCCATCTATTATTATAAGTCCATGTCCTGCATGGTTTGGATGACACATGAATCCTTTTTGTGTCAAAAATGTACAAAGCATTAGATACCAGTTCTAAATGAAATAAGATAATTGCTTCTAATATCTAAACTTGTTGCGGTTCCCTATGCAGATAAACAGTGCGCTTAGTGGTGGGAAAAATACCGAGACTGAACAGGAAAATCTCGGAGCAAATCTCGAGGTACCAAATTCTTGGTTTCGCCTACTCTTCCCCCTTACTCTGTATAGTTAACAAAGGATATATATGATCTGAGTTAAAAAAGCTTATTTAATTGACTAATTAAGTAGAGTAGGCATGACCAAAATCTAACATAACTTTACCGTAGTCTTGTTTTCTGGTAATCTCTTTTCTACGAAATCACAGGTGGACATACCGTTCaagtatttgagtttcttcCTTGAAGATGATTCTGAACTTGAACGCATTAGAAAGGTAACACTAGTCAATAAGTTTGTTATTAAGATCGCTACGCAGAAGGAAACTGTGTCGAaaggtttttgaaaattgtactatatatatatatataattttaggaATATGGAGAGAAAGATGGGAAACATGCAATCAGGGGATGTAAAGAAGCGAGTCACGGAAGTCTTGACAGAAATAGTGGAGAGACACCGCAGGGCACGAGCTGCTGTTACCGATGaggtaaaaacttttttttttctcaaactataaataaagattttagTATCCGgagtttttttaagaaaacaaaattgggTATCACAGATGGTGGACGCATTCATGGCCGTGAGACCTCTCCCAAGCATGTTCGAGTAAGTAAGACTACTCCTAAACCAGAAGAAACCCACTTTGGCAGCTCCTCGCAACTTCACGTCACATCTTTGGGTCTATAATTATTTCTCAAAATTGGATTTTAAGAGGATTGTAGCAgtgtgaaatgttttttttttagggatttgattTGAGTCGATTCTCAAAATTCTTAGTGGGAGTCGATCGAACTTTCTTCTGTCACAGAAATACACTTACAGTTTTGTTGAGTCCTTGGAgtatatttaaatcatatatataaaaataaggtttcactctctttttattggctgattttcatttaatattttttattttcatatttttattttatttttctttatatatcataattacAAAACCAGAATTACAATATTACTTGCTACTATTAAATGCAATTCACTTTGAAGTTAATCACCCACTTACCACCATTATGATTTTTCTAATTGATTGTGTCAACCTTCAATTGACAGTTACATATTGTGCAATTACTACAATAAcgtatgaattttttttttaaaaactcataacCCACAGAaatcttatttattataaatagttGCTCCTAGCTATCCTAACCCACAGAAAATATATGCAGTATACTCTAGCCTTTTTCTGGtgaagttgatttgtttcttttttctttttttgtgaagaGCTAATTTGTTGCTTCTGCTTTCATATTTCTCTATTATTTACAGATTCTCTATCTCCAAACTGTATATCTATATTGAGATTTGTTTTAAGATATGAATGTCCACATATtgaatatatattcttcttctgctaaattttataattttggataTAGAATAATGCAAGAGGGTCTTATACTCCCTCCATATCATAGTAAGTAATGTTTTGgccaaaaaatttgtttaaattaataatttctgttctatatttacttatatatgtatttaattttttctttcttgtattttttattttgtatgtaatatatgttatttttggctatatatatatgttattgttggatattaaatatattaacataattaatcttattatttataagtttaagtatgaaataataataaatatagaataatATGCCATGTGAGATGAACTTTAGCTGAATTTTGTTCCCATTTTATATTCATGAGCACATAATTTTCTGAAATTTGACTAACCCCATTCATCTTGTTCTCTACTTCAAACGTGTCACTATCATTGGACCCTATGAACTGTTGCGAATTGTTTCTGTTATTATATTCAACTTGCTCCAAAAAATTGGAAACCATATGTAGATTTAGTCCCCTGCTAACACATAAGATGCTCTGCTTTTAGTATTATACATAAGAAACATAGAGTTTGAGAAGAATGCGTACTATTCACTCACATCAACGGATGCAAATTCACACAAAAACCGAAAACCTATTAGAACATTCTTAAACTTTTGATACCTCAACCTAGTAGTCGACTCGACTTGAGCTGTTCTAATGTATACTCCCAGAAATCAGGCTGTCATCTCACTACATGCTATGAGAAAATTGGTAGATCTACTATTTAACAGAAGACAACTCATCATGTGATGATTATGTTGATTGTTgaacatcatcttctccaaaacTGTCAATCGTGCTATCTTCCTCTACATCTCTCTCGTTCCGTTTAGAATTTTGCTGTAGGAATAGAGAGccttatcattttaaaaataaaaaaacaatacgaATCTAGGTACCACTACAATATGAATCTAATACcttctcatctttcttcttttgtcatcTTGGCCTCTGTTCTGAAAAACCTTTTGATTCTTCATAAATACCCTCAAGTTTTTCTGAGTGATCGAGAGATTCTCGAGAGAAGAagcacaaagaagaaaaaagttgttCAAAGGGAATCTGGCGAGGCGAgggaaaaatatatgaaacatcATTTTGTTTCCAACAGGATCCGCGTGTTTTCTAAATGGGTCGGGTCTGTTTATGCAATGTAGAAACACGCGGATCCTTGGGTTCATGGGTCGGGTTTTCCAATTTCgattattttttatcaaatttacccctctcaattttaattaatcatctCCTTCATCCGTGATTGAATGGCAATTTCTGTAATATCTATCAACATTTtggacattttaaaaaatatactcctcttttaattataaattatatataagaagataaaacccttaattttCATGAAAACGAAGTTGGGCCTCTGAGTAAGGCCAAACTGAATAAAGTTCACTGTAACAGCAGCAGCAGTAGAACCCCCGTAAacgtaaaagagagagagaggcttttGGGATTCTCCGATTTAGGGTTCCGATCGTAATGGCCGATGTGACTCTTCCTCCGTCTGATTCCGTCGATAACCGCCTCCCTGAGAAATCGACCTCTTCCTCACCACCTCCTCCACCGCCTTCTTCCTCTCTGCCGCAACAAGAGCAGGAACATGAACAGCAGCCACCTCCACAACGCCGTGAGAAAGATTCACGAGAGCGGCGTGACGACAGAGACCTCGAACGTCCGCCTAATCGCCGTGACCGTGACCGTTCGCCTCTCCCTCCGCCTCGTAGGGATTACAAGAGACGGCCTAGCTTGAGTCCTCCGCCACCGTACAGAGATAGGCGGCACTCTCCTCCCATGCGCCGCTCACCTCCTCATAAGCGTTATCGGAGGGATGATAATGGCTATGATGCTCGCCGTGGCAGTCCTCGTGGTGGCTATGGGCCTCCCGATAGAAGGTAATCCTTTATCCCCTAGGCTTGGATCTTCGTTGCTTGCTCACTCACACTTCAATTGGAATCACACATCAGAGTTCATCTGTTACCGATTGAACTATATAATTCAAAGTCATATGGGTACTGTGATTTGATAGAAGGCTAAGTTGCATTGTTGCTTAGCTGAAGAATAGAAAAGTGCATCACAGACCTCTTGTATCAATGATTGTTATACCCTTCGGTTTCGTGCTTTCCTAATCTGTACTCAATTCTTCTTTTGCATGTTAgatttggatatgaatatggtGGAGGATATGATCGTGAAATGGGTGGGAGGCCTAATTATGGTGATGAAAGGCCTCACGGCCGCTTTTTGGGTCGCCATCAGGGTGAGACATCTCTTTCATATATTTCTAAAGTTGAGAGGACCTGTATAACCACTTTGCACTTGTGAGACATATTTAAGATGACTGTCATTGGGCGTTCTTATAGGTTGAAGACTTCTGGTTCATTTGACTAGCATAGTTCATAGTCATAGCTTCatatttttctctctatatGCTGTGGATTGGATACAGTTTGAGTAACTAATTCACAGTTCTATTTGTGAACAAGCAATCTATTTTAGGAGAGTGATATCAAAATCGaccttttaattttgtatttcttttggcaGAATGGGAGGGAGGACGTGGAGGGTATGGTGATGCTCCCAACAGTGGAAATACTCAAAGGTTAAGGATCCTTCATCTTTGTTCCTTTTCCCTTTGTATTTCATGGGATTTGCTCTCTTTTTCCTATGGtgtgtttatttttggtagtaGATATATAATCTAGTAAATGTATACTAGGAGTTANNNNNNNNNNNNNNNNNNNNNNNNNNNNNNNNNNNNNNNNNNNNNNNNNNNNNNNNNNNNNNNNNNNNNNNNNNNNNNNNNNNNNNNNNNNNNNNNNNNNNNNNNNNNNNNNNNNNNNNNNNNNNNNNNNNNNNNNNNNNNNNNNNNNNNNNNNNNNNNNNNNNNNNNNNNNNNNNNNNNNNNNNNNNNNNNNNNNNNNNNNNNNNNNNNNNNNNNNNNNNNNNNNNNNNNNNNNNNNNNNNNNNNNNNNNNNNNNNNNNNNNNNNNNNNNNNNNNNNNNNNNNNNNNNNNNNNNNNNNNNNNNNNNNNNNNNNNNNNNNNNNNNNNNNNNNNNNNNNNNNNNNNNNNNNNNNNNNNNNNNNNNNNNNNNNNNNNNNNNNNNNNNNNNNNNNNNNNNNNNNNNNNNNNNNNNNNNNNNNNNNNNNNNNNNNNNNNNNNNNNNNNNNNNNNNNNNNNNNNNNNNNNNNNNNNNNNNNNNNNNNNNNNNNNNNNNNNNNNNNNNNNNNNNNNNNNNNNNNNNNNNNNNNNNNNNNNNNNNNNNNNNNNNNNNNNNNNNNNNNNNNNNNNNNNNNNNNNNNNNNNNNNNNNNNNNNNNNNNNNNNNNNNNNNNNNNNNNNNNNNNNNNNNNNNNNNNNNNNNNNNNNNNNNNNNNNNNNNNNNNNNNNNNNNNNNNNNNNNNNNNNNNNNNNNNNNNNNNNNNNNNNNNNNNNNNNNNNNNNNNNNNNNNNNNNNNNNNNNNNNNNNNNNNNNNNNNNNNNNNNNNNNNNNNNNNNNNNNNNNNNNNNNNNNNNNNNNNNNNNNNNNNNNNNNNNNNNNNNNNNNNNNNNNNNNNNNNNNNNNNNNNNNNNNNNNNNNNNNNNNNNNNNNNNNNNNNNNNNNNNNNNNNNNNNNNNNNNNNNNNNNNNNNNNNNNNNNNNNNNNNNNNNNNNNNNNNNNNNNNNNNNNNNNNNNNNNNNNNNNNNNNNNNNNNNNNNNNNNNNNNNNNNNNNNNNNNNNNNNNNNNNNNNNNNNNNNNNNNNNNNNNNNNNNNNNNNNNNNNNNNNNNNNNNNNNNNNNNNNNNNNNNNNNNNNNNNNNNNNNNNNNNNNNNNNNNNNNNNNNNNNNNNNNNNNNNNNNNNNNNNNNNNNNNNNNNNNNNNNNNNNNNNNNNNNNNNNNNNNNNNNNNNNNNNNNNNNNNNNNNNNNNNNNNNNNNNNNNNNNNNNNNNNNNNNNNNNNNNNNNNNNNNNNNNNNNNNNNNNNNNNNNNNNNNNNNNNNNNNNNNNNNNNNNNNNNNNNNNNNNNNNNNNNNNNNNNNNNNNNNNNNNNNNNNNNNNNNNNNNNNNNNNNNNNNNNNNNNNNNNNNNNNNNNNNNNNNNNNNNNNNNNNNNNNNNNNNNNNNNNNNNNNNNNNNNNNNNNNNNNNNNNNNNNNNNNNNNNNNNNNNNNNNNNNNNNNNNNNNNNNNNNNNNNNNNNNNNNNNNNNNNNNNNNNNNNNNNNNNNNNNNNNNNNNNNNNNNNNNNNNNNNNNNNNNNNNNNNNNNNNNNNNNNNNNNNNNNNNNNNNNNNNNNNNNNNNNNNNNNNNNNNNNNNNNNNNNNNNNNNNNNNNNNNNNNNNNNNNNNNNNNNNNNNNNNNNNNNNNNNNNNNNNNNNNNNNNNNNNNNNNNNNNNNNNNNNNNNNNNNNNNNNNNNNNNNNNNNNNNNNNNNNNNNNNNNNNNNNNNNNNNNNNNNNNNNNNNNNNNNNNNNNNNNNNNNNNNNNNNNNNNNNNNNNNNNNNNNNNNNNNNNNNNNNNNNNNNNNNNNNNNNNNNNNNNNNNNNNNNNNNNNNNNNNNNNNNNNNNNNNNNNNNNNNNNNNNNNNNNNNNNNNNNNNNNNNNNNNNNNNNNNNNNNNNNNNNNNNNNNNNNNNNNNNNNNNNNNNNNNNNNNNNNNNNNNNNNNNNNNNNNNNNNNNNNNNNNNNNNNNNNNNNNNNNNNNNNNNNNNNNNNNNNNNNNNNNNNNNNNNNNNNNNNNNNNNNNNNNNNNNNNNNNNNNNNNNNNNNNNNNNNNNNNNNNNNNNNNNNNNNNNNNNNNNNNNNNNNNNNNNNNNNNNNNNNNNNNNNNNNNNNNNNNNNNNNNNNNNNNNNNNNNNNNNNNNNNNNNNNNNNNNNNNNNNNNNNNNNNNNNNNNNNNNNNNNNNNNNNNNNNNNNNNNNNNNNNNNNNNNNNNNNNNNNNNNNNNNNNNNNNNNNNNNNNNNNNNNNNNNNNNNNNNNNNNNNNNNNNNNNNNNNNNNNNNNNNNNNNNNNNNNNNNNNNNNNNNNNNNNNNNNNNNNNNNNNNNNNNNNNNNNNNNNNNNNNNNNNNNNNNNNNNNNNNNNNNNNNNNNNNNNNNNNNNNNNNNNNNNNNNNNNNNNNNNNNNNNNNNNNNNNNNNNNNNNNNNNNNNNNNNNNNNNNNNNNNNNNNNNNNNNNNNNNNNNNNNNNNNNNNNNNNNNNNNNNNNNNNNNNNNNNNNNNNNNNNNNNNNNNNNNNNNNNNNNNNNNNNNNNNNNNNNNNNNNNNNNNNNNNNNNNNNNNNNNNNNNNNNNNNNNNNNNNNNNNNNNNNNNNNNNNNNNNNNNNNNNNNNNNNNNNNNNNNNNNNNNNNNNNNNNNNNNNNNNNNNNNNNNNNNNNNNNNNNNNNNNNNNNNNNNNNNNNNNNNNNNNNNNNNNNNNNNNNNNNNNNNNNNNNNNNNNNNNNNNNNNNNNNNNNNNNNNNNNNNNNNNNNNNNNNNNNNNNNNNNNNNNNNNNNNNNNNNNNNNNNNNNNNNNNNNNNNNNNNNNNNNNNNNNNNNNNNNNNNNNNNNNNNNNNNNNNNNNNNNNNNNNNNNNNNNNNNNNNNNNNNNNNNNNNNNNNNNNNNNNNNNNNNNNNNNNNNNNNNNNNNNNNNNNNNNNNNNNNNNNNNNNNNNNNNNNNNNNNNNNNNNNNNNNNNNNNNNNNNNNNNNNNNNNNNNNNNNNNNNNNNNNNNNNNNNNNNNNNNNNNNNNNNNNNNNNNNNNNNNNNNNNNNNNNNNNNNNNNNNNNNNNNNNNNNNNNNNNNNNNNNNNNNNNNNNNNNNNNNNNNNNNNNNNNNNNNNNNNNNNNNNNNNNNNNNNNNNNNNNNNNNNNNNNNNNNNNNNNNNNNNNNNNNNNNNNNNNNNNNNNNNNNNNNNNNNNNNNNNNNNNNNNNNNNNNNNNNNNNNNNNNNNNNNNNNNNNNNNNNNNNNNNNNNNNNNNNNNNNNNNNNNNNNNNNNNNNNNNNNNNNNNNNNNNNNNNNNNNNNNNNNNNNNNNNNNNNNNNNNNNNNNNNNNNNNNNNNNNNNNNNNNNNNNNNNNNNNNNNNNNNNNNNNNNNNNNNNNNNNNNNNNNNNNNNNNNNNNNNNNNNNNNNNNNNNNNNNNNNNNNNNNNNNNNNNNNNNNNNNNNNNNNNNNNNNNNNNNNNNNNNNNNNNNNNNNNNNNNNNNNNNNNNNNNNNNNNNNNNNNNNNNNNNNNNNNNNNNNNNNNNNNNNNNNNNNNNNNNNNNNNNNNNNNNNNNNNNNNNNNNNNNNNNNNNNNNNNNNNNNNNNNNNNNNNNNNNNNNNNNNNNNNNNNNNNNNNNNNNNNNNNNNNNNNNNNNNNNNNNNNNNNNNNNNNNNNNNNNNNNNNNNNNNNNNNNNNNNNNNNNNNNNNNNNNNNNNNNNNNNNNNNNNNNNNNNNNNNNNNNNNNNNNNNNNNNNNNNNNNNNNNNNNNNNNNNNNNNNNNNNNNGACCACTACAATATGAATCTAATACcttctcatctttcttcttttgtcatcTTGGCCTCTGTTCTGAAAAACCTTTTGATTCTTCATAAATACCCTCAAATTTTTCTGAGTGATCGAGAGATTCTCGAGAGAAGAagcacaaagaagaaaaaagttgttCAAAGGGAATCTGGCGAGGCGAgggaaaaatatatgaaacatcATTTTGTTTCCAACAGGATCCGCGTGTTTTCTAAATGGGTCGGGTCTGTTTATGCAATGTAGAAACACGCGGATCCTTGGGTTCATGGGTCGGGTTTTCCAATTTCgattattttttatcaaatttacccctctcaattttaattaatcatctCCTTCATCCGTGATTGAATGGCAATTTCTGTAATATCTATCAACATTTtggacattttaaaaaatatactcctcttttaattataaattatatataagaagataaaacccttaattttCATGAAAACGAAGTTGGGCCTCTGAGTAAGGCCAAACTGAATAAAGTTCACTGTAACAGCAGCAGCAGTAGAACCCCCGTAAacgtaaaagagagagagaggcttttGGGATTCTCCGATTTAGGGTTCCGATCGTAATGGCCGATGTGACTCTTCCTCCGTCTGATTCCGTCGATAACCGCCTCCCTGAGAAATCGACCTCTTCCTCACCACCTCCTCCACCGCCTTCTTCCTCTCTGCCGCAACAAGAGCAGGAACATGAACAGCAGCCACCTCCACAACGCCGTGAGAAAGATTCACGAGAGCGGCGTGACGACAGAGACCTCGAACGTCCGCCTAATCGCCGTGACCGTGACCGTTCGCCTCTCCCTCCGCCTCGTAGGGATTACAAGAGACGGCCTAGCTTGAGTCCTCCGCCACCGTACAGAGATAGGCGGCACTCTCCTCCCATGCGCCGCTCACCTCCTCATAAGCGTTATCGGAGGGATGATAATGGCTATGATGCTCGCCGTGGCAGTCCTCGTGGTGGCTATGGGCCTCCCGATAGAAGGTAATCCTTTATCCCCTAGGCTTGGATCTTCGTTGCTTGCTCACTCACACTTCAATTGGAATCACACATCAGAGTTCATCTGTTACCGATTGAACTATATAATTCAAAGTCATATGGGTACTGTGATTTGATAGAAGGCTAAGTTGCATTGTTGCTTAGCTGAAGAATAGAAAAGTGCATCACAGACCTCTTGTATCAATGATTGTTATACCCTTCGGTTTCGTGCTTTCCTAATCTGTACTCAATTCTTCTTTTGCATGTTAgatttggatatgaatatggtGGAGGATATGATCGTGAAATGGGTGGGAGGCCTAATTATGGTGATGAAAGGCCTCACGGCCGCTTTTTGGGTCGCCATCAGGGTGAGACATCTCTTTCATATATTTCTAAAGTTGAGAGGACCTGTATAACCACTTTGCACTTGTGAGACATATTTAAGATGACTGTCATTGGGCGTTCTTATAGGTTGAAGACTTCTGGTTCATTTGACTAGCATAGTTCATAGTCATAGCTTCatatttttctctctatatGCTGTGGATTGGATACAGTTTGAGTAACTAATTCACAGTTCTATTTGTGAACAAGCAATCTATTTTAGGAGAGTGATATCAAAATCGaccttttaattttgtatttcttttggcaGAATGGGAGGGAGGACGTGGAGGGTATGGTGATGCTCCCAACAGTGGAAATACTCAAAGGTTAAGGATCCTTCATCTTTGTTCCTTTTCCCTTTGTATTTCATGGGATTTGCTCTCTTTTTCCTATGGtgtgtttatttttggtagtaGATATATAATCTAGTAAATGTATACTAGGAGTTATGAACTGTCCTATGGTGCTCAATGAAAGGAAGTTTAATAATACGTACCGTTGTATTTCCTTTATCCAGGGATGGATTGATGTCATACAAACAATTTATCCAGGAGTTGGAAGATGATATATTGCCATCTGAAGCTGAACGCAGGTGCGGTTATTTCTGCAACTTAGTCTTGTTGGTTAAGCAGTTGTATCGTAAGCTGCAGTGGTAAACTTTTTTCATGATGCAGATATCAAGAATACAAGTCAGAGTATATCACAACACAGAAACGTGCCTATTTTAACAcccacaaagaagaagaatggttaTTTCCACTCTCTGTTTCCATCTATTAACATGTATATTCTGCAAGCTAACCTATTAACATGTGTATCTATGTTACACGTCCAGGTTGAAAAATAAGTATCATCCAACAAATTTACTCTCTGTCATAGAAAGGTGAGTTCAAGAGCCATTTG from Camelina sativa cultivar DH55 chromosome 7, Cs, whole genome shotgun sequence includes the following:
- the LOC104705121 gene encoding serrate RNA effector molecule-like codes for the protein MADVTLPPSDSVDNRLPEKSTSSSPPPPPPSSSLPQQEQEHEQQPPPQRREKDSRERRDDRDLERPPNRRDRDRSPLPPPRRDYKRRPSLSPPPPYRDRRHSPPMRRSPPHKRYRRDDNGYDARRGSPRGGYGPPDRRFGYEYGGGYDREMGGRPNYGDERPHGRFLGRHQEWEGGRGGYGDAPNSGNTQRLRILHLCSFSLCISWDLLSFSYGVFIFGSRYII